One stretch of Schlesneria sp. DSM 10557 DNA includes these proteins:
- the wecB gene encoding non-hydrolyzing UDP-N-acetylglucosamine 2-epimerase yields the protein MHVLHVVGARPNFMKVAPVHAAFRKRPGVRQSLVHTGQHYDANLSDIFFEQLRIPRPDVSLEVGSGSHAVQTAEVMVRFEKTILERQPDMVLVYGDVNSTVAATLVCAKLGIKLAHVEAGLRSYDRTMPEEINRLVTDQLADLLLIPSEEAEGNLLREGVAKEKIHFVGNVMIDTLRSLLSQARMPEVTGLGEKYALVTLHRPSNVDEPETLKRILATLTKMSERLQIVFPIHPRTQARIKSLGYHFENSDRIFTIPPAGYLECLALQKCATVVVTDSGGLQEETTALGVPCLTVRENTERPVTITHGTNTLVGTDMDLLTSEVNKILSGQGKGGRVPPLWDGLASERIADIVLQTKSASVRRAA from the coding sequence ATGCACGTATTACACGTTGTCGGGGCACGCCCCAACTTCATGAAGGTCGCTCCTGTTCATGCGGCATTCCGCAAGCGTCCCGGCGTCCGGCAGTCCCTGGTGCACACGGGTCAGCATTACGACGCGAATCTTTCGGATATTTTCTTCGAACAGCTTCGGATTCCACGCCCCGATGTTTCGCTGGAAGTCGGATCCGGCTCTCACGCCGTCCAGACGGCGGAAGTGATGGTTCGTTTCGAAAAGACGATTCTGGAACGACAACCAGATATGGTTCTGGTCTACGGTGACGTGAACTCGACAGTCGCCGCCACCCTCGTGTGTGCCAAGCTCGGAATCAAGCTGGCCCACGTTGAGGCAGGACTTCGCTCGTACGATCGGACGATGCCCGAAGAGATCAACCGACTCGTGACTGATCAACTCGCCGATCTCCTGCTGATTCCCTCGGAAGAAGCGGAAGGAAATCTGCTGCGGGAAGGGGTTGCGAAGGAGAAGATTCACTTCGTCGGCAACGTGATGATCGACACGCTGCGGTCACTACTCTCTCAGGCCAGAATGCCGGAAGTTACAGGGCTCGGTGAGAAGTACGCTCTCGTCACCCTGCATCGTCCTTCGAACGTCGACGAACCGGAAACGCTGAAGCGCATTCTGGCGACGTTGACGAAGATGTCTGAACGCCTTCAGATCGTGTTCCCGATTCATCCACGGACCCAGGCCCGTATCAAGAGTCTGGGGTATCACTTCGAGAACTCGGATCGGATCTTCACGATTCCACCGGCAGGCTATCTGGAATGCCTGGCACTTCAAAAATGTGCCACCGTTGTCGTGACTGACTCGGGAGGTCTTCAGGAAGAAACAACAGCCCTGGGTGTTCCCTGTCTGACCGTCCGCGAAAACACCGAGCGACCAGTCACGATCACTCATGGCACCAACACCCTGGTGGGGACGGATATGGATCTGCTGACTTCTGAAGTCAACAAGATTCTTTCCGGTCAGGGAAAAGGGGGACGCGTTCCACCTCTCTGGGACGGTCTGGCTTCCGAGCGAATTGCTGACATTGTCCTCCAGACAAAATCGGCTTCCGTTCGACGTGCGGCCTGA
- a CDS encoding DegT/DnrJ/EryC1/StrS family aminotransferase has translation MSNLTESGCNDLALHGGEPVRRGLLSPWPFFDEEMIEASTRVLRSNKVNYWTGNEGTQFEREYADAIGCKHAIALTNGTVALELALYGLGIGPGDEVIVPCRTFIASASCVVMRGATPVVADVNRDSQTIDVDTIRAVLTPHTRAIVCVHLAGWPCDMDPIMELAEAHGIKVIEDCAQAHHALYKGRHVGTIGHVGAFSFCQDKIMTTGGEGGLMTTNDTELWDKCWSFKDHGKSQQALQKPHEPHLFRWLHARFGTNWRLTEMQSAMGRIMLRRLPEWIEARRINAASLTSALSLIPALRIPVAPADIRHSYYKYYAFVRPEYLKEGWSRDRIIQNLQAEGIPCGPGSCGEIYREEAFNLPGLRPDNRFTVAQELAETSLMFMVHPTLKDSEITDTIRAIKKVMKAATLSTADQITDKNAARRVA, from the coding sequence ATGTCGAACCTCACAGAATCCGGCTGCAACGACCTGGCACTCCATGGTGGTGAACCTGTTCGCCGTGGGCTCCTTTCGCCCTGGCCGTTTTTTGATGAAGAGATGATCGAAGCATCGACTCGAGTTCTCCGGTCGAACAAGGTGAACTACTGGACGGGCAACGAAGGAACTCAGTTTGAACGGGAGTATGCCGATGCGATCGGGTGTAAGCACGCCATCGCCTTGACCAATGGAACCGTCGCACTGGAACTGGCGCTGTACGGTCTGGGAATCGGCCCCGGAGACGAAGTGATTGTCCCGTGCCGCACGTTCATCGCGTCCGCCAGTTGCGTCGTCATGCGCGGAGCCACCCCTGTCGTCGCTGATGTTAACCGGGACAGCCAGACGATCGATGTCGACACGATTCGCGCTGTTCTGACGCCACACACCAGAGCGATCGTCTGCGTTCATCTCGCCGGATGGCCGTGCGACATGGATCCGATCATGGAACTGGCGGAAGCACACGGCATTAAAGTCATTGAAGACTGCGCTCAGGCCCATCACGCGCTGTACAAGGGGCGTCACGTAGGAACGATTGGTCACGTCGGTGCCTTCTCTTTCTGTCAGGACAAGATCATGACGACGGGCGGAGAAGGGGGGCTGATGACAACCAACGACACCGAACTCTGGGATAAATGCTGGAGCTTCAAAGACCACGGAAAGTCGCAGCAGGCACTTCAGAAGCCCCACGAACCTCACTTGTTCCGCTGGTTGCACGCCCGGTTCGGCACCAATTGGCGTTTGACGGAAATGCAGTCGGCCATGGGTCGAATCATGCTCCGCCGTCTTCCTGAATGGATCGAAGCCCGGCGGATCAACGCAGCCAGCCTGACCTCGGCACTCTCTCTTATCCCCGCCCTGCGGATCCCTGTCGCTCCGGCTGACATACGACATAGTTACTACAAGTACTATGCGTTCGTCCGCCCGGAGTACCTGAAGGAAGGGTGGAGCCGCGATCGGATTATTCAGAATCTCCAGGCCGAAGGAATCCCGTGCGGCCCCGGTTCGTGCGGTGAAATCTATCGGGAAGAGGCCTTCAATCTTCCGGGATTGAGGCCCGACAACCGGTTCACCGTGGCTCAGGAACTTGCCGAAACAAGTCTGATGTTCATGGTCCACCCCACGCTGAAGGATTCAGAAATCACAGACACAATTCGGGCGATCAAGAAAGTGATGAAGGCCGCCACGCTAAGTACTGCAGATCAAATCACCGACAAGAATGCCGCACGACGTGTCGCATAA
- a CDS encoding glycosyltransferase family 4 protein, whose product MHVLLIHQAFVSPDDAGGTRHYELARRLVDGGHEFSIVASDLSYLSGKKCASDERVQNFDGVKVQRAWTYAALHRSFVWRIVSFLSFMVSSVWTALKVKNVDLVIGTSPPIFQAVSAWVISVVKWKPFLLEIRDLWPEFAVDMGVLKNPVLIWMARKLERFLYARANHLLVNSPAYRDYLIGLGIPEAKISFIANGVDPDMFHVKKTTGGLRDEFNLSDKYIVTYAGAMGMANNLEVVLEAAKLVEDLPEVHFLMVGDGKDRAKLEELAAQMHVKNVTFTGSRPKSQMPEILAESDACLAVLRDIPMFRTTYPNKVFDYMAASRPVLLAIDGVIRQVIEAANGGIPVPPGNPQAMADAVRKLYSDRPGSEQMGRSARDYVIKFFDRNQQASQFGELVQQIGKKKVA is encoded by the coding sequence ATGCACGTCTTGCTGATCCATCAAGCGTTTGTCTCACCGGACGATGCCGGTGGAACGCGACACTATGAATTGGCGCGAAGGCTCGTTGACGGCGGGCACGAGTTCTCGATCGTCGCCAGTGATCTGAGCTATCTCAGCGGAAAGAAGTGCGCGTCCGACGAACGCGTTCAGAACTTTGACGGAGTGAAGGTCCAGCGAGCCTGGACCTATGCTGCTCTCCATCGCAGTTTCGTCTGGCGAATCGTGTCGTTCCTGTCTTTCATGGTCAGTTCCGTCTGGACCGCCTTGAAGGTCAAGAATGTCGATCTGGTCATCGGCACATCGCCCCCCATCTTTCAGGCCGTTTCCGCCTGGGTCATTTCCGTCGTGAAGTGGAAGCCGTTCCTCCTGGAAATCCGTGACCTGTGGCCCGAGTTTGCTGTGGATATGGGAGTCCTCAAAAATCCGGTCCTGATCTGGATGGCGAGAAAACTGGAGCGGTTCCTGTATGCACGTGCTAATCACCTGCTGGTGAATTCACCCGCCTATCGTGACTACCTGATCGGACTCGGAATCCCCGAGGCGAAGATCAGCTTTATCGCTAACGGCGTCGACCCTGACATGTTCCATGTCAAGAAGACGACGGGTGGTCTGCGCGATGAGTTCAACCTGAGTGACAAGTACATCGTGACCTATGCCGGTGCGATGGGGATGGCGAATAACCTGGAAGTCGTCCTTGAGGCGGCGAAACTGGTTGAAGACCTTCCGGAAGTTCATTTCCTGATGGTCGGCGATGGTAAGGATCGGGCTAAGCTTGAGGAACTTGCAGCACAGATGCATGTCAAGAACGTGACCTTCACGGGATCCCGGCCCAAGTCGCAGATGCCAGAGATTCTGGCGGAATCTGACGCCTGTCTGGCCGTGCTGCGTGATATCCCCATGTTTCGAACGACGTATCCCAACAAAGTCTTCGACTACATGGCTGCGTCGCGTCCTGTTCTGCTGGCGATCGACGGCGTGATTCGCCAGGTCATCGAAGCGGCCAATGGAGGCATTCCGGTCCCTCCCGGTAATCCTCAGGCAATGGCCGATGCAGTACGAAAGCTTTACTCAGACCGTCCGGGCAGCGAACAGATGGGGCGGTCGGCACGTGATTACGTGATCAAGTTTTTCGATCGGAATCAACAGGCCTCGCAATTCGGTGAACTCGTCCAACAGATCGGCAAGAAAAAGGTCGCCTGA
- a CDS encoding heparinase II/III family protein produces the protein MEVSRFAQMLRYLGPKWLMYRAVYALRMKSGLVRMQRPATTWDKLPLEAFLSDPSLRNAEAYAESRRKQARPFFFDAAQLPNSRGLFSRWDTPESSPFYSVDRLREGFVQFFSNEFVEVGLPPQWHRDPLSRHTFPNDRHWSQIGDFGAGDIKLVWEANRFGFVFPLVRAYWRTGDEAIPKLFWDLIEDWRRSNPPDTGSNWKCGQEISLRVMAWVFGLHGFGNSPATTPGRVSMLAQMIAVSGERIESNIGYALSQQNNHGISEAMGLWTIGSLFPELRDAARWSRKGRRLLESQAQALVYDDGAFSQHSLNYHRVMLHNYLWSIRLGDLQDSPLSSELRDRIGRAGEFVYQLQDKITGRVPRTGQDDGAYILPLSNCPYDDYRGVVQSTHYLLTGQRLLPSGPWDEELFWLFGLQQPSDADCPITDAGHPGTSDARTGNRELATEKHSGSFSLERLDFDAADSGYVTLRTPAGCAISRAAGFRHRPAQADMLHVDIWWRGLNIALDPGTYSYNAPAPWNNPFSHTEHHNTVSVDGRDQMDRASRFLWLPWLKGKSHGRNVSCQGDISAWNGEHDGYRRLADPVTHRRGVVRLGAEHWLILDALCGQVDHQFRLHWLLMDGPFAADHDLTSIEIQTPHGPYRLLAASSQAEPRFQVIRADEQSARGWYAPFYHSRRPALSVSLEATTHAVVFASLLGPEALSVQITGDHVQVRGGDWQATVSLNLDQTMDTPLVASVTAGGSLADSITSIPLPSTRPISEPRQCTSC, from the coding sequence GTGGAAGTTTCCCGCTTCGCACAGATGCTCAGGTACCTCGGCCCGAAATGGCTGATGTATCGTGCCGTCTATGCATTGCGGATGAAAAGCGGGCTGGTGCGCATGCAGCGACCCGCCACCACCTGGGACAAGTTGCCGCTGGAAGCGTTTCTCAGTGATCCATCACTGAGAAACGCCGAAGCCTACGCAGAGAGTCGCCGCAAGCAGGCGCGTCCCTTCTTTTTCGACGCAGCACAACTCCCGAATTCACGCGGGCTGTTTTCGCGGTGGGACACACCGGAATCCTCACCCTTCTATTCGGTCGATCGCCTTCGCGAGGGATTCGTCCAGTTTTTCTCGAACGAGTTCGTCGAAGTTGGACTCCCCCCTCAGTGGCATCGAGATCCGCTATCCAGACACACTTTCCCCAATGACCGTCACTGGAGTCAGATCGGCGACTTTGGCGCGGGGGATATCAAGCTCGTCTGGGAAGCGAATCGCTTCGGCTTTGTATTTCCGCTTGTCCGCGCGTACTGGCGAACAGGCGACGAAGCAATTCCCAAACTTTTCTGGGACCTGATCGAAGACTGGCGACGATCTAATCCCCCCGACACCGGGTCAAACTGGAAGTGTGGGCAAGAGATCAGCCTGCGTGTGATGGCCTGGGTCTTTGGTCTGCACGGGTTTGGGAACAGTCCCGCCACCACGCCCGGTCGCGTCTCGATGCTGGCACAGATGATTGCCGTCTCGGGGGAGCGCATCGAATCCAACATCGGATATGCGCTGAGCCAGCAAAACAATCACGGTATCAGCGAGGCCATGGGTCTGTGGACAATCGGAAGTCTTTTTCCAGAACTGAGGGATGCAGCGCGCTGGTCCCGAAAAGGACGACGGCTTCTCGAGAGTCAGGCACAAGCGCTGGTCTACGATGACGGTGCATTCTCGCAGCATTCATTGAACTATCACCGCGTCATGCTGCACAACTATTTGTGGTCGATACGACTGGGTGATCTGCAGGATTCACCCTTGTCTTCGGAACTGCGGGATCGCATCGGCAGGGCAGGAGAATTCGTCTATCAACTCCAGGATAAAATCACTGGCCGCGTCCCGCGCACAGGTCAGGATGATGGTGCCTATATCCTGCCGTTGAGCAACTGTCCTTACGACGATTACCGTGGCGTCGTGCAATCGACGCATTACCTGCTGACAGGCCAGCGACTCCTCCCGTCTGGTCCGTGGGATGAAGAACTTTTCTGGCTGTTCGGCCTGCAGCAGCCCTCGGACGCCGATTGCCCCATCACAGATGCGGGTCACCCCGGTACTTCCGACGCACGGACCGGGAATCGGGAGCTCGCTACGGAAAAACATTCCGGTTCGTTTTCCCTAGAACGACTCGACTTCGACGCTGCCGACAGTGGGTATGTGACACTCAGAACGCCCGCGGGTTGTGCCATTTCGCGTGCCGCCGGATTTCGGCATCGCCCCGCTCAGGCGGATATGCTGCACGTCGATATCTGGTGGCGCGGATTGAACATCGCACTCGACCCGGGCACCTACAGCTATAACGCCCCGGCCCCCTGGAATAATCCGTTCTCGCACACCGAACACCACAACACGGTGAGCGTGGATGGCCGGGATCAAATGGACCGGGCCAGCCGCTTCCTGTGGCTACCGTGGCTCAAAGGGAAATCACACGGCCGGAACGTCTCGTGTCAGGGAGATATCTCCGCCTGGAACGGCGAGCATGACGGCTACCGCAGACTGGCCGACCCGGTCACTCATCGACGAGGTGTCGTCCGGCTGGGGGCCGAACACTGGCTGATCCTTGATGCCCTCTGCGGGCAGGTCGACCATCAGTTTCGTCTGCACTGGTTGCTGATGGATGGGCCGTTTGCAGCGGACCATGATCTCACGAGCATCGAAATTCAAACGCCGCACGGGCCGTATCGCCTGCTTGCGGCCTCGTCGCAGGCAGAGCCTCGATTCCAAGTCATCCGAGCCGATGAGCAGTCCGCGCGGGGCTGGTATGCCCCGTTCTATCACTCACGCCGACCAGCGTTGTCTGTCTCTCTCGAAGCCACCACCCATGCAGTGGTCTTTGCGAGTTTACTCGGTCCTGAAGCTCTGTCGGTTCAGATTACGGGCGATCACGTTCAAGTCCGCGGTGGCGACTGGCAGGCAACCGTATCACTGAATCTCGACCAGACCATGGACACACCGCTGGTGGCATCGGTCACCGCGGGAGGTTCACTTGCAGATTCGATCACCTCGATTCCTCTCCCTTCAACTCGACCCATTTCGGAGCCACGTCAATGCACGTCTTGCTGA
- the purM gene encoding phosphoribosylformylglycinamidine cyclo-ligase: protein MANVTYKSAGVDLELYDEAMRRLPAMMQRTFTPRVIPVADAFAGLMRLNHSSRPGAASYQDPVLVSGTDGVGTKLKVAQLVGKFDTVGIDLVAMSVNDVLCLGAEPLLFLDYLALGKDNPDLIGALVKGVSDGCVECGASLLGGETAIMPDIYHDGDFDMAGFCVGVAERSRLIDGRAIRPGDVVIGLPSSGFHSNGYSLIRKVVFGMAGLAVDQRIDELDRTVGEILLEPTRLYPKTILKILKSYRVKVAISGLAHITGGGLKDNIERLLPEGCRLQIDRNSWPVPPTFTWLQNLGGIDRDEMYHVFNMGIGFTLIVRPTFVESIRRQLTLAGTEHWVVGSIKAGSRGVDYVS from the coding sequence ATGGCGAACGTCACCTACAAGTCAGCAGGTGTTGACCTTGAGCTCTACGATGAAGCGATGCGACGATTGCCAGCGATGATGCAACGGACATTCACGCCGCGGGTGATTCCTGTCGCCGATGCGTTCGCGGGTCTGATGCGACTGAACCATTCCAGTCGTCCGGGTGCTGCCAGCTATCAGGATCCGGTCCTGGTTTCGGGGACCGACGGTGTGGGGACCAAACTGAAGGTTGCTCAACTGGTGGGCAAGTTCGACACCGTGGGCATCGATCTGGTCGCGATGTCCGTGAACGATGTCCTGTGTCTCGGGGCAGAACCGCTACTGTTTCTGGATTATCTCGCTCTCGGAAAAGACAACCCGGACCTGATCGGGGCCCTCGTCAAAGGGGTCAGCGACGGCTGCGTTGAATGTGGAGCGTCCCTGCTGGGTGGTGAAACGGCGATCATGCCGGACATTTACCACGATGGCGATTTCGACATGGCCGGATTCTGTGTCGGCGTGGCTGAGCGATCTCGACTGATCGATGGGCGTGCCATTCGGCCCGGTGACGTGGTGATCGGCCTGCCGTCCAGCGGATTCCATTCCAATGGCTACAGCCTCATTCGCAAGGTCGTCTTTGGTATGGCCGGACTCGCAGTCGATCAACGCATCGACGAACTGGACCGCACCGTGGGAGAAATCCTGCTGGAACCGACGCGCCTCTATCCGAAAACCATTCTGAAGATCTTGAAGTCCTACCGCGTGAAAGTGGCGATCTCGGGTCTGGCTCATATCACCGGCGGCGGGCTGAAAGACAACATTGAACGTTTGCTGCCGGAAGGATGCCGCCTGCAGATCGACCGGAATTCGTGGCCCGTTCCCCCGACTTTCACCTGGCTTCAGAATCTGGGGGGAATCGATCGGGACGAGATGTATCACGTCTTCAACATGGGGATCGGTTTTACACTGATTGTCCGTCCGACATTTGTCGAGAGCATTCGACGGCAGTTGACTCTGGCGGGGACTGAGCACTGGGTCGTTGGATCGATCAAGGCCGGTTCGCGCGGCGTCGACTACGTGTCGTAA
- a CDS encoding ABC transporter permease, with protein sequence MATVRKYRRVFGTFFRNSCLRELTFRSNFLITLFTRGFWFIVQVIMFDLIYRNVNQINDWSREEYFGFMATGMLVNALVEAFFMPNCARFSELIRTGDLDFALLKPIDTQFLVSLEKMELAMVSQVAFAVGLLIYSVVGAQHSVTWVPVVMYLLLIVAAVVFFYSLMIGLAATSIFFGRNQGLLDFWFYVTIFARYPSSIYTGSPTAEVFRFLFSYVLPILLVITVPARVLLGKALEPNWLSLLTLASAAASFAVSRLIFNWSLQHYRSASS encoded by the coding sequence ATGGCGACTGTGCGGAAATACCGTCGAGTGTTCGGGACGTTCTTCCGGAATTCCTGCCTGCGCGAACTGACGTTTCGCAGCAATTTCCTGATCACTCTTTTCACTCGCGGCTTCTGGTTTATTGTTCAGGTCATCATGTTCGACTTGATCTACAGGAATGTGAACCAGATCAACGACTGGTCTCGTGAAGAGTACTTCGGGTTTATGGCCACCGGGATGCTGGTCAACGCCCTCGTCGAAGCCTTCTTCATGCCTAACTGTGCCCGCTTCAGTGAGTTGATTCGGACTGGCGATCTCGATTTTGCATTGCTCAAGCCAATCGATACGCAGTTTCTGGTCTCACTGGAAAAGATGGAACTGGCGATGGTCTCGCAAGTGGCCTTTGCGGTCGGACTATTGATCTATTCCGTCGTCGGGGCACAGCATTCCGTGACGTGGGTGCCAGTGGTGATGTATCTGCTGCTGATCGTGGCGGCAGTTGTCTTTTTTTACAGCCTGATGATCGGATTGGCGGCGACAAGTATCTTCTTCGGACGGAACCAGGGACTGCTCGATTTCTGGTTCTACGTCACCATCTTCGCGCGGTATCCCAGCAGCATCTACACCGGTTCGCCGACAGCGGAGGTGTTTCGGTTTCTGTTCTCGTACGTCCTGCCCATCCTGCTGGTCATCACCGTTCCTGCACGCGTGCTGCTGGGTAAGGCGCTGGAACCCAACTGGCTGAGCCTGCTGACACTCGCCTCAGCCGCGGCATCGTTCGCGGTCTCACGTCTGATTTTCAACTGGTCTTTGCAGCACTACCGAAGTGCCAGCAGTTAG
- a CDS encoding NeuD/PglB/VioB family sugar acetyltransferase, with the protein MSKGFYRRFGKRLFDLAVAVPALILLAPVMAVTALLVRVFLGSPVLFRQERPGRGGKLFKICKFRTMTDARDAHGVLLSDDRRLTRFGKFLRSSSLDELPELWNVITGQMSLVGPRPLKVRYLPLYSAEQARRHDVTPGITGWAQVNGRNLLGWDERFQLDVWYVDNVTFWLDLKVLWKTVTAVFGQRGITAEGHASMPDFEGSKQIVVIGAGGHGKVVVSTLQEAGFVVDAIYDDNERMWDTTILGVPVRGPVSDLAKAPEKYKGIVGIGDARIRERVVESLPMEWMTVIHPHSFVHHSARLGAGSVVLAGAVVQPDAILGEHVIVNTSSSVDHDCRIGNFVGIGPGAHLSGGVRIDERCLLGAGCSVIPEVHIAADVTVGAGTVVIQDITRGCTVVGSTPRIIRQELSFESRKSA; encoded by the coding sequence ATGTCGAAGGGCTTTTATCGAAGATTTGGCAAACGGCTGTTCGATCTCGCCGTGGCCGTCCCCGCGTTGATCCTGTTGGCACCGGTGATGGCGGTGACTGCGCTCCTGGTCCGGGTGTTTCTCGGTTCACCCGTCCTATTCCGACAGGAACGGCCGGGCCGGGGGGGAAAGCTGTTCAAGATCTGCAAATTCCGGACGATGACCGACGCGCGGGATGCCCACGGAGTACTCCTCAGCGACGATCGCCGTCTAACACGGTTTGGCAAGTTCTTACGATCCAGCAGTCTTGATGAACTGCCGGAACTATGGAACGTCATCACCGGGCAGATGAGTCTGGTAGGACCGCGTCCATTGAAAGTCCGTTATCTGCCGCTTTATTCCGCCGAACAGGCTCGACGGCACGACGTCACCCCGGGGATTACGGGTTGGGCGCAGGTCAACGGCCGCAACTTGCTCGGCTGGGACGAGCGATTTCAGCTCGACGTCTGGTATGTCGACAACGTCACCTTCTGGCTCGACCTGAAAGTTCTCTGGAAGACAGTTACGGCGGTCTTCGGGCAGAGGGGAATCACGGCGGAAGGGCACGCTTCCATGCCCGACTTCGAAGGGTCGAAGCAGATTGTCGTGATCGGAGCAGGAGGGCACGGAAAAGTCGTAGTCAGTACTCTTCAGGAAGCCGGGTTCGTCGTCGATGCCATCTATGACGACAATGAACGAATGTGGGATACAACGATTCTGGGCGTACCCGTTCGGGGGCCGGTGAGCGATCTCGCGAAAGCACCAGAGAAATACAAAGGGATCGTGGGGATTGGTGACGCTCGCATTCGAGAACGGGTCGTCGAGTCACTTCCCATGGAATGGATGACCGTCATCCATCCGCATTCGTTCGTTCACCATTCCGCCCGGCTGGGAGCGGGATCCGTGGTACTTGCGGGGGCCGTCGTCCAGCCCGATGCAATTCTGGGCGAACACGTCATCGTCAATACCTCATCCTCAGTCGATCATGACTGCCGGATTGGTAACTTCGTGGGAATAGGACCGGGAGCGCATCTTTCGGGTGGCGTGCGTATCGATGAACGCTGCCTGCTCGGGGCAGGGTGCAGTGTGATCCCCGAAGTCCATATCGCTGCGGATGTAACCGTCGGAGCCGGCACCGTGGTGATTCAGGACATTACCAGAGGCTGTACCGTCGTCGGTTCGACGCCGCGCATCATTCGGCAGGAATTGTCCTTCGAATCCCGAAAGAGTGCCTAG
- a CDS encoding acyltransferase family protein, with protein MSPVFQIQPSLASRRDEDSMRPNNFDLIRLLAAAQVVYCHTCFHLNITTGIADPRIAYFVHWFPGVPIFFVLSGFLISRSWERCTGWKDYAVKRALRIYPGLWVQLAAGIVVASAFGVITPAVVTSLPFLAWIAAQASCVQFFNPDFLRGFGLGVLNGSLWTIPVELGFYLSLPLIYISVINRLGRRGAEMALGGLALASFGYWFYLSVHANPDSMLTKLQMVSPLPHLHMFLLGILIQRNFDHLRPLFENRAPVWLAAFATCMLVLNPWGEGTLSESPLPVLVGRLLLTMAVFSFAFSWRNLSGTLLRDQDLSYGVYLYHGLAINVLKELDLGGSPLHLLLVSVITVICAALSWTLVERPAVSRKPSHRRDEHQTSTTAEPLSTPTGGFVSERRAA; from the coding sequence ATGAGCCCTGTTTTCCAGATTCAACCATCCTTGGCCAGTCGTCGTGACGAGGATTCCATGCGTCCCAATAATTTTGATCTCATTCGATTGTTGGCCGCAGCACAGGTGGTCTACTGTCATACCTGTTTCCACCTGAACATCACGACAGGCATCGCTGATCCACGGATTGCTTACTTCGTTCACTGGTTCCCCGGCGTACCCATCTTCTTCGTGCTCAGTGGATTTCTGATCTCGCGATCATGGGAACGTTGCACCGGCTGGAAAGACTATGCGGTCAAGCGGGCCTTGCGAATTTACCCTGGACTGTGGGTGCAACTGGCAGCGGGCATTGTTGTCGCCTCGGCATTCGGAGTGATTACTCCGGCCGTCGTGACAAGTCTTCCGTTTCTCGCCTGGATCGCTGCTCAGGCAAGTTGTGTTCAGTTCTTTAATCCCGACTTCCTGCGTGGATTCGGCCTGGGAGTGCTGAATGGCAGTCTGTGGACCATCCCCGTGGAATTGGGTTTCTATCTGTCACTCCCCCTCATTTACATCAGTGTCATCAATCGACTCGGTCGTCGCGGGGCCGAGATGGCGCTCGGTGGTCTCGCGCTCGCCTCATTCGGATACTGGTTTTACCTGTCGGTTCATGCGAACCCTGACAGCATGCTGACAAAACTCCAGATGGTTTCACCTCTACCCCATCTGCATATGTTTTTGCTTGGCATTCTGATCCAGCGGAACTTCGACCACCTGCGACCACTTTTCGAGAACCGCGCTCCTGTCTGGCTGGCCGCATTCGCCACGTGCATGCTGGTGTTGAATCCCTGGGGTGAAGGAACGCTTTCGGAATCTCCACTGCCTGTTCTGGTGGGCCGTCTACTGCTGACAATGGCTGTCTTCTCGTTCGCGTTCTCATGGCGAAACCTTAGCGGAACGCTGCTGCGTGATCAGGATCTGTCCTACGGCGTCTACCTCTACCACGGACTGGCCATCAATGTCCTGAAAGAGCTCGATCTGGGGGGGAGCCCGCTTCACCTGCTGCTGGTGTCGGTCATCACGGTGATCTGTGCCGCGTTGTCGTGGACTCTCGTCGAACGCCCAGCCGTTTCGCGGAAGCCGTCCCATCGACGTGATGAACACCAAACCTCTACCACTGCCGAACCACTCTCGACTCCCACGGGTGGTTTCGTTTCGGAACGTCGAGCGGCCTGA